From the Hordeum vulgare subsp. vulgare chromosome 1H, MorexV3_pseudomolecules_assembly, whole genome shotgun sequence genome, the window GTTATATTGTCCGTGCGTCACGCGTAGCCGATTTGTATGTACTAGTGGATTTGTTCACTTTGATTCCATGGACATATTCGACCTGTACTATTGCTTCATGTACCGAGTGTGCAACTCTTAGATGGTGATGTTATATTAAAGCCATCGGAGTAGAGTAACCATCGTTAATTTGCTCTGTCTGGCAAATGCCTCTGTATTTGTTTAGTACTCCTGCACGGTATATCTGCTGCATGTTGTTGGTTTTGATGGTTCACGAATCACTATAATACATCCCCGAAGGTGCAATAGCGCAAGCGAAATTAGTGTTGTCACATGGCATGCTGCGGTACCTAATCCAATGGCATGCTGCAGTTTAGTTCTGCATATGAAcagtttgatctgaattgttgtaCGCAAATCGTACACCTTGCGTCATACGCATAGCAGTTCTCTAGCACAAGACCAAACACATTAATGTGCAAATATTGTAATTGTTCTTTTTCTCATTGGTTGCTCATGTCTATCAGGTTCAGGATACCAAAGTGAGGACAGCTCTGGACATCATGTTGACAGTCCTTGTGAAGGTATGCTTGGTTCTAGCTTTCATGCCCCTTTCATTTTGGATCAGGGGAGATTGTATATTTTGTGATGGAAAGGAGGTTAGAAGAAAGCTGTGATTTGGGCTAAATTATGCTCTCTCTTGTAGTGAATTAGCTAATACTGCCTGTGATTACATACCAGGACACTTCTGTCTTCCGTATTATATTCTGTCGTACGAGATGTTGAGAGTTAAGAAATGTCCTGGTCCGTAGCATCCCCCTTTTTCTTGCCCTTCCAGATGTTTCACTGGCTTGTTTAGTGCCACTGAGACTTGAGGGACCTTTTGTTTGTATTTTCGAACTTAGGAAACTGGCCTTTTAATGTCATCTTGCAAAACTACATTCATGCTAAGAGAAATGCAATTGTCTTCCTATGTTGCGTTCACCTTGTTGCTTGGCAACTAAGAACTGCTCTGTGTTACCTCAAGATTTTACCAGTGGGATCTCAGGTTACTAGTCAATGACCGTAGGGTGTTGAATTTGATCTCAGTATACTGTGTTGGGGTATTGGAGGATTGACCACGGAGTTAGACAACTTCACTGTGAAGTATCACTATGTAAACATACCATGTAATGTTTCAATATGATCTCAGCTCTTAGTTGCCTGGCAACTAAGAGCTGCTCTGGTGTTACCTCGGGATGTTACCAATGGGATCTCAGTTTACTAGTCAATGACTGTAGGGTGTGGAATTTGATCTCGGTATACCGTGTTGGAGTATTGGAGGATTGAACATAGAATTCGACAACTTCAGTGTTAAGTATCATTACCTAAACATACCATGTAATGTTTCAATATGACCATAAGTCGCTTTATTGAGTAATTAGTGTCATCACATAATCGAACTCTCTGCAAGCAACTTTAACGACTAACTATAGGTTTACTTTCAGATGAGAACAGCAGTCTTGTGTATGAACAATACCAACCGATCACTTTGCCTGTTAAAAAAGCATCTAGTGGTGATGCTGATTCTGCCAAAGGTGCTGTTAACAAGGATGATGCTGTTCAGGTCGATTTCAATAACTACATTCTGAAGTGCAAATCTGTGTATAAGTGCAAGCTTTGTCCCAGAATCATGTGCTTAAGTGAGGAGATGGTCAGAGTACATCTTGAATCAAAGGTATGTAATTCAGAAGAAAGCTAATTTTGTGGAAAATTGATAATAGTTACTTGCTGTCCCTTGTGAATACTACCGTTGCCACATTTCTTCATTTTTTTTGTCTATTATAGAGACATGCTCGATCAAAGAAACTACTGGGAGATGGTAGGCTTAAGATGATGCTCAACAGTGATGGTGAGCTGGAGGAAGAGGCAGAGACACATGCTGAACGACATGCCCGAACTATAGCTCTTGCTCAGGTGTTGGCACTGGTTTCTGAAATGTATTTTCTAAATCTGGATTTGTATTTCATATGGATTTTAATCTGTTCATACCTGCTAAATGTTCAGCAAGTTCAAAAGCCCAAGAAGGATTCAGGCAGGCAGCGACAAAATCGGAGAAGAAAGAAGGTATGGGATCACATCCTCCATGGTTGTATTAGCATCTATAAGGCACAATACACATTGAAGGCTTTTAGGCGTCATATTAAAAGGCCGACTGGACTGCGCTCAAATCTTGTGTAATACGTAGGATATTGTGTGTCTACATGAAATGATCTCCAGCAGCATGTCATCATGGAGGTCACAGTAAGATGATGGACACATAATAATCTGTTTTTTTTTTGGTGAAAGAATAATCCAATATTTACTTTTTGAGAAACGATAATAGTCCAATTATTTGTCCTGTATAGTGTATTGGTCTTAGTTCTTCAAGCTGTTGGGTGCCTGTATCCTGATATTCTTTGCACTTGTTATTTCTTACAGAGGTCGCAGAATCGTCTGGAGGACAAAGATCAGAGACACGACTCTGGAAAGGAAGGCGCAAAACCGAACAACGGAACTGCTGATAAGAAAATGCCGAATATTGGAACTGCTGCTAAGAAAAGGCGCAAGACTGAGAAATAAATGGGTGCTGCAGAAAATTTCTCTTGTGTGTTATTTCTTCCTACATTGTTGTAACTTTTAGAAACTTTCTATGGTTTTACTGTTTGTTTTGTGCCTAACTTTTTGATCCAAGTGTAGTTCATGAAAGCTGAGAGATTAAATTTAAAGGAAAGGTGATGACTAGGAATTGCACATCCAATCCTATGTCCATGCAAGTAACTTATCATAAGAGCAACTCCAGCCGTGCCCCAGATGCCCCTGGACACCTTTTTAGGTTCGGTATTAGACTTGGGGACGCTTTTTGGCTGAAAAACGGTCCAGGCAGGACGTCAAAATAGCGTCGGCATACCCAGGCGATACCCGACACTCTGGTGGGCTTTTGGGAGAGTCGGTGGAAGTTTCGGCGATTCATGTCTTTCCACATGTTTTTTTATCCATTTTATTATTTTCTTCACAAACTTTTAATTGGGATGGGGTTGTGACTCGGAAGATGCTCTCCTTTTATCGTCGGTTGGAGCTTTTGCCCTTTCAagacaccaactttttaggttcgGTGGTGTTTTTGGGAGCTTCAACCGCTGGAGATGCTTTAAGTTTGCCAATTTGTAGGGTTTATCAAGGTTGAAGCCTCTTATCTTTCTCGCAATTTATTATGCTTGCTTGGCTTTTGGGTTGTAGTTATTTGTTGGGGAGGGCATTTTCGCTCATGCCCCTGGGTGAATAGGAAATTAGAAGgttagaaacaaaataaaatatagttttttttaaagaaaacatGTTTATGTCTTCTAACGGTGTCCAATTTTTGCTGAAGAATGGAAAATATTTTGAGCTTGGGAGTTCTCGCTAGGAGACTTGCTGGCTGAACCGCAACACCCCTCTGACCCTCGACCCTGCTTCGGGTGCATGGGTGTCCAAAATGGGGAGCCCCTTCCTTTGGCTTCGGGTGACTTGGAAGGTCATGTTTTTTTTTTCCGAAACGAGGCGAAATATTTGCCATTTTTATTGATTAAGAAGAAGAGAGTTGTTCAGTTAATTAAAGAAAAACCGGACAAGAACTAATATTACAAACCCTAAGGGGCATGCGAACGACCTGGTCACAAACGCCAAATAGTTGACCAAAGCATCGAGGACAAGATAGCTCCGATTTTGCCAACGAGCTTCACAAAAAAAGTTGCAAGCCTCGCATCGACCTAGTGTAGCGCAACACCCGGAGAGCACCGTCGCTAAAAATCGTCCTCATGGAGTCATCGTTGCCATAGTGCCCCCCCCCCGCCGCAGCTTCAACTTCTCTGTCACAACCAGGAATCAGCATAGGCGCATCCACTCACGCACCGGACCGTCGGCAACAGAAGGACAAACCGCAAATCTGCTCTGCTCGTCACCATAGTCGTTGCCACGCTCGTCGCAACGCCACACCAACCTCGCACCGCCGATCAGACACCTGCTGACCGCAATGTCGTGCACATCCAGCCTGCTGAAAATGCCAAAGGGACCAAGATCTCAAAGACGGCGCTCCCAAAAGGGAAAGCGACGCAGAGACGATGTTGACGCCCGATCCAACAAGGATCTTGACTTTGCCCGAAGATCTTGACCCGAGAGTAGAGGTTGCACAAAACTCCTCAACGACGCTTCCAAGAAAGATAGCGACGCCCACGGGCGCCACCATCATCGGCCGGCAAGAAACCGACCAAACTTTCGCGTGGAGTAGCAGAGCCTTCACTCCAACGTAGTTGACCAAAGACAACCAGCACCTCCACTGACTAGTGCACCCTTGCAAATCACTCGCGCCAACACTGCATTGGGACCACCAACGCACTCGCCGCCGCTGCTCTGCCACAAAGTAGCACCAACAAGCCCCGGACGAGCCAGATCCAAGCACCACACCATGCTGCGTGCAGAAGCACGCCCACACGTAGACTGCTTGCACGGACGGGAGGGCTGCCACACCTCCCCATCGATGTCGAACGGATCTAGGCGCTGAGGCAGGGAGTGCCGCCACATCACGCTAGGAGAGCCGCATCGCGAACGGGCCCCTGCCACCAGATCCACGCCATAGGACACCCTCCAAAGAGCCGTCCACCAGATCCACGCCGCGGCCAACGAACAGGACGAAGAAGCGCCCTCCCTCCACCAAGGGCACACGTGATGCACGCCGCGCCGCCCCGAGCGAGCACTCGCGTCACATCGCGTGCCCGGTCGAGCCCCCGCCAAAAAAGAAGCGGCCCACACCACCCACCGCCGCGCCCTACTCCTCCGGCCTGCACCACCCAGCCTCCAAGTCGTCGACCAGCACCACGCCACATGCGTCTCGACACCCTGGCCAGGACCAGCCGGTGTCCAACTACCCCACTGAAGTAGGATGAACACCatgtgcaccaccaccaccatagaAGGGTAGGATGACACCACAACCGTCGGCAACCACCACTACCAGCTGGATCTAGCCAGAGGACTGCTAGATCCGCCGCCAGCACGACCTCGGGCCTCCAGAACCCCATGCGCCAaggtggaggggggaggggaggaggcggcaCCGGCAGGCCACCAGGACGCCAGGAGGAAGGAAGCCCGAGGAGAGGGCAGCTGGCGCCTGGCGCCACCGACCAAGGGAGGATGCCCCGCAACGTTCACCACCCACGCGAGGGAGAaagccgccccgccgccgcctgcaCCACATGGCCTTTGGTCGGCAATGCCACTGGCGACGACGAGGGAGGGGTGGCAGGTCGAGTGGACCGGGGGCAGCGGCGCTAGGGTTCCCTCCCCGGGGCCCCCGCGGGAGCGCCACAGAAGGGAAGGGAGAGGTTAAGTCTCCTTGAGTCACTACGTGGAAGGTCATGTTGAGCATTCGAGAGAATCTATGTGGGGCGAATGGCCAACCAAGATTCATAGATGTGGGCAAAGATGGATAGTTCATTCAAGTAACGAGAGCACATGTCAAGATGGAAGATTTGGAGCTTGTAGAATCCAAGTATTTCGGTGAGGGATAGAGATTCAGAAACCTGCGATGATGTAGCAAGCGAGGCAGTGGTTTTGCTATGTCCTACATAGCTGGGTTTTCAGTGGCGGGAAgatgaagatgaggaaatgaCAAGACATAAAAAACTTAGACCAACGATGGAGCCTGCGGTTTTTTAATTGTACAAGACTAACTTCCAAACGAGTGGAAGATAGTAATAAATCGAATAACAAAACAGGGATGACGCGTCCCGCTCCCGCTCCCCCTGCCCGCTCGGGCGACGCGACGGGCGAACTTCCACCTACCGCCATTAATGGCAGTTATTGCCACCCACCGCCCGCCCTTGACTCCCTCCCGTCACCGCTAGACCTCGGGCCTATCCAGATACTGCGCGGCAACGAAACACCGTCTCCAGATCTCggtttctcttcctctccttcggcttctcctcttcctcatctcgaTGGTGGGAGAGAGAAGGAGCATCCGAGTGCGGCGTATCCGTGCGGAGATGGTGTCGCCACCGCGGGGCTTTGGCGCGCCGACTCCGATGATGCTCCTGCCATCAGCAGAGCTTCGCTCGGCGGAGGCTCGTGCGGAGATGCTGCGTGTGGTTCGGGGGAAATTTCTGAAGCGAGCCAGATGGCCGAAGATGATGGTGGAGATCATTTGCATGGCGACCTTTGCGGAGCGAGCTCGCTTCTGCGGCGACGATGGAGGCATGGACTTCGAGCTCATCTATTGGCCGATGCGAGAGGCGGAGGTCTCGGATCCAGATGTGGCAAGGAAATGGAGTCGATTCAAATCGTCGATTCCATTCCTCCTCAACATCAATCCGCCGTCGGTGGTGGAGCTGTCTCAGATCCCTCGCGAGGAGTTGCCGCCGGGGGTCGATCCTCCTCAAGCCAATTGATCCCGCGTACTCCTGGCGGGCGTGCTTTGCGGCGAACATCTTCGCGGCAAGGGCGTCAGGTGGGGAAGGAGCTGCGCACCCGCTTCGAACCGCCGCCATGGCCAGGAGATCGAGGGAAGGTTCATCCATAGAATAAGGTGCGTTCTCATCCTATTTCTGTTCGTGCGTCTGTTCATGCAGTTCATGGTTCTCGGGCCCCTGTTTGGACTAAGGGTGAGGACAGTAAGATTTCAGTTCTCTCAAAAACAGACGAAGCTGATGTTAGGATCCCAGTACGATGTAGTAGTAAGATTCGATTTGTGTCGAATGATGGGGACCTGATAGACAGTGTGAAACATGGGGGTTCTACTCCTGACAATGCAAAATTATCAAATTGCTCTGATCAAGCTTGTGAGGAAAATA encodes:
- the LOC123437130 gene encoding putative E3 ubiquitin-protein ligase RING1a — its product is MIKRRYFRQDHGDNSASSSSSSSGSDSDGDPAEEEVSEEEVEAEQEEEKEERDEEEEAEVESGEEQEKEVEQQAEDEGSGYQSEDSSGHHVDSPCEDENSSLVYEQYQPITLPVKKASSGDADSAKGAVNKDDAVQVDFNNYILKCKSVYKCKLCPRIMCLSEEMVRVHLESKRHARSKKLLGDGRLKMMLNSDGELEEEAETHAERHARTIALAQQVQKPKKDSGRQRQNRRRKKRSQNRLEDKDQRHDSGKEGAKPNNGTADKKMPNIGTAAKKRRKTEK